In Fibrobacter sp. UWB15, the following proteins share a genomic window:
- the yfcE gene encoding phosphodiesterase, which translates to MRTLVLSDIHGSAFACKMALSYLDKLKCDRIFLLGDLLYHGPRNPLPGGHDPQGVVELLSPLKEKITAVRGNCDAEVDQMVLGFPCLADYAEFEENGLRLFLSHGHLYDPYLFSHYKADIYFSGHTHIFTAEKNADGVYCLNPGSTSLPKGGNPPTFGIYETFGEGSSTPPRFSVHHLETGKELASVEIVVK; encoded by the coding sequence ATGCGCACTTTAGTTCTTTCTGATATTCACGGTTCTGCGTTCGCCTGCAAGATGGCACTTTCTTACCTCGACAAGCTCAAATGCGACCGCATTTTCTTATTGGGCGACCTTCTTTATCACGGGCCGCGGAACCCGCTGCCGGGCGGACACGACCCGCAAGGAGTTGTCGAACTCCTGAGCCCGCTCAAGGAGAAAATTACCGCGGTGCGCGGTAACTGCGACGCCGAAGTGGATCAGATGGTGCTGGGATTCCCCTGCCTTGCCGACTATGCCGAATTCGAGGAAAACGGACTGCGCCTGTTTTTGAGCCACGGTCATCTGTACGACCCGTACCTGTTCAGCCACTACAAGGCCGACATCTACTTTTCGGGGCACACGCACATCTTTACTGCCGAAAAAAACGCTGACGGCGTCTACTGCCTGAACCCGGGCTCCACGAGCCTACCCAAGGGCGGAAACCCGCCGACCTTCGGAATTTACGAGACCTTCGGCGAAGGCTCCTCCACTCCCCCGCGATTCAGTGTACACCACCTAGAAACCGGCAAGGAACTGGCGAGCGTGGAAATTGTTGTTAAATAA
- a CDS encoding amino acid ABC transporter ATP-binding protein: MNANAETLIQVKDLCKAYGDKQILKGISLDIHRGDVIAVIGPSGCGKSTFLRQLNLLETPTSGDILLDGKSILVKGFSKPDVRKRVGMVFQQFNLFKNMTALKNIMFAPVKLGLMTKAEAEKRAKELLKRIGLLERADHYPAQLSGGQQQRVAIARAMAMQPEVILFDEPTSALDPEMVGEVLKMMKDLAKSGMTMIVVTHEMSFAREVANRVLFFADGYVKEDGSPEEIFDNPKDSRLKEFLSALKK, encoded by the coding sequence ATGAACGCTAATGCAGAAACTTTAATCCAGGTCAAGGACCTTTGCAAAGCCTACGGCGATAAGCAGATTCTCAAGGGAATTTCTTTAGACATCCACCGCGGCGACGTGATTGCGGTTATCGGGCCTTCGGGCTGCGGCAAGTCCACTTTCCTCCGCCAGTTGAACCTGCTTGAAACTCCGACTAGCGGCGACATTTTGTTGGACGGCAAGAGCATCTTGGTGAAGGGCTTTTCGAAGCCTGACGTTCGCAAGCGCGTGGGCATGGTGTTCCAGCAGTTTAACTTGTTCAAGAACATGACTGCCCTCAAGAATATCATGTTCGCTCCTGTGAAATTGGGGCTCATGACTAAGGCCGAGGCGGAAAAGCGTGCGAAGGAACTCCTGAAACGTATCGGGCTCCTGGAACGTGCGGATCATTACCCGGCACAACTCTCCGGCGGCCAACAGCAGCGTGTGGCGATTGCCCGCGCCATGGCCATGCAGCCCGAGGTAATTCTTTTTGACGAACCCACCAGCGCCCTGGACCCCGAAATGGTCGGCGAAGTCCTCAAGATGATGAAGGACTTGGCCAAATCTGGCATGACGATGATTGTGGTGACGCACGAAATGAGCTTTGCCCGCGAAGTCGCCAACCGCGTGCTGTTCTTTGCCGACGGCTACGTCAAGGAAGACGGCTCCCCCGAAGAAATTTTCGACAACCCGAAAGATTCCCGCCTCAAGGAATTCCTCTCGGCACTGAAGAAGTGA
- a CDS encoding ABC transporter substrate-binding protein/permease gives MMRKILLPIFLAFYALVLVSCESKQAVIPNKVHSINDLGHKKVGVQIGNTADIYASDFGGDTAKIDVDRYTKLADAVQALLQGKIDAVMSDDQPAKAFVRQNPSLRILEEVFVEEMYAGVVAKGNEALLDTVNQALAQMKLDGTYDSLFNTYINRSGNYHYQKKVTEGPKLVLSTNAQFPPYEYYENAKITGFDIEVVNYIADFMNRTVEIQDIEFDAIINAVSSGKADVGFAGFTVTEERKKSINFTTPYTLSKIVVIVRGDEAVQSEESFADHLHKNFVKDSRWKFIATGLCNTLIISFFAALLGILIGFVIAQIHTSNEFNGRHKVLNGIARVYLAVIRGTPMMIQLLIIYYIVFSSVNVNKILVAIVAFGVNSGAYVSEIIRSGIKGVDPGQIEAGRSLGLKFRTILYSIVYPQAFKNSLPALTNEFISLIKETSICGYIGLTDLTRGGDIIRSMTYEAMLPLLAVAAIYFILVAGLSSCVAKLEKRLKKNER, from the coding sequence ATGATGCGAAAAATCCTCCTCCCCATTTTTTTAGCGTTTTATGCGCTCGTCCTGGTTTCTTGCGAAAGCAAGCAGGCGGTAATCCCCAATAAAGTCCACAGCATTAACGATCTCGGCCACAAAAAAGTGGGCGTGCAGATTGGCAACACCGCCGATATTTACGCGTCCGATTTCGGCGGCGATACGGCAAAAATCGACGTGGATCGCTACACGAAACTGGCCGATGCCGTGCAGGCGCTGTTGCAGGGGAAAATCGATGCGGTCATGAGTGATGACCAGCCGGCCAAGGCCTTTGTGCGGCAGAATCCGTCGCTCCGCATTCTCGAAGAAGTCTTTGTCGAAGAAATGTACGCGGGCGTGGTCGCGAAGGGCAACGAAGCGTTGCTCGATACGGTGAACCAGGCACTCGCCCAGATGAAACTGGACGGAACCTACGATTCCCTCTTTAACACCTACATCAATCGCAGCGGCAATTACCATTACCAGAAGAAGGTGACCGAAGGCCCGAAGCTGGTGCTTTCAACGAACGCCCAGTTCCCGCCGTACGAATACTACGAAAACGCCAAAATTACCGGTTTCGATATCGAAGTTGTCAACTATATTGCCGACTTCATGAACCGCACGGTTGAAATCCAGGATATCGAATTCGATGCGATTATCAATGCGGTTTCTTCGGGCAAGGCCGATGTGGGTTTTGCAGGCTTTACCGTGACCGAAGAACGCAAGAAGTCCATCAATTTCACGACTCCGTATACACTATCGAAGATTGTGGTGATTGTCCGCGGCGACGAGGCTGTCCAAAGTGAAGAATCCTTCGCCGATCACCTTCACAAGAACTTTGTGAAAGATTCTCGTTGGAAGTTTATTGCCACAGGTCTTTGCAATACGCTGATTATTTCGTTCTTTGCAGCGCTACTAGGCATTCTGATTGGCTTTGTGATTGCGCAAATCCACACCAGCAATGAATTCAATGGCCGCCATAAGGTTCTGAATGGAATTGCCAGGGTGTACCTGGCGGTGATTCGCGGAACGCCGATGATGATTCAGCTGCTCATCATCTATTACATCGTATTCTCGTCGGTGAACGTGAACAAGATTTTGGTGGCGATCGTGGCCTTCGGCGTGAATTCGGGTGCATACGTCTCCGAAATTATCCGTAGCGGCATCAAGGGCGTAGACCCTGGCCAAATTGAGGCGGGGCGCAGCCTCGGACTCAAGTTCCGCACGATTCTTTACAGCATCGTTTACCCGCAGGCTTTCAAGAATTCGCTCCCGGCACTCACGAACGAATTTATCTCGCTCATCAAGGAAACGTCCATTTGCGGCTACATCGGCCTGACCGATTTGACCCGCGGTGGTGACATTATCCGCAGCATGACCTACGAGGCCATGCTCCCGCTCCTTGCTGTAGCGGCTATCTACTTTATCCTGGTGGCAGGACTTTCGTCTTGCGTTGCAAAGCTTGAAAAGAGGTTGAAGAAAAATGAACGCTAA